From Chryseobacterium joostei, the proteins below share one genomic window:
- a CDS encoding ABC transporter substrate-binding protein: MKQKILLLFTVFSLIACKRETKISSSDWTNISSRTQFKDQDGILELKSGNFTYNFNKNQTPFKKIILLNASMAGYISELGVENLIIGVSSPEYIYSEKIQNLLKAGKIQNVGSEQKYDVEKIISMKPDAIFTNYIASFDNTYQLLKNNGIQVVFLDEYMEQQPLQKTAYIKLFGEFFGKEKEAEAKYQEVEKNYNDLKQLALKAKEKPVVLANEMYGDVWYLPGGNTSVAHYIADANANYIMKDSKEEKALTMSFEEVYAKAGGVQYWVNAGSHTSKKEMLGMNPFYGKLDVFNKGEIYTIAGKEKQKANDFFESGVVRADLILKDYIKIFHPELLPDYQLTYMKELQ, translated from the coding sequence ATGAAACAGAAAATTTTACTTTTATTTACGGTATTTTCGCTAATTGCCTGTAAAAGAGAAACAAAAATTTCGTCCTCAGATTGGACAAATATCTCGAGTCGTACCCAATTTAAAGATCAGGATGGTATCTTGGAACTAAAATCGGGAAATTTCACCTATAATTTTAATAAAAATCAAACTCCTTTCAAGAAAATTATCCTACTCAATGCAAGTATGGCGGGGTATATTTCAGAACTGGGAGTGGAAAATCTGATCATAGGAGTTTCAAGTCCGGAATATATTTACTCAGAAAAGATTCAGAACCTGCTTAAAGCTGGAAAGATTCAAAATGTAGGTAGCGAGCAGAAATACGATGTGGAAAAAATTATTTCCATGAAGCCGGATGCTATTTTCACTAATTATATTGCAAGTTTTGACAACACATATCAATTATTGAAGAACAATGGAATTCAGGTTGTGTTTTTGGATGAGTATATGGAGCAACAGCCATTGCAAAAGACAGCTTATATAAAGCTTTTTGGAGAGTTTTTCGGAAAGGAAAAAGAAGCTGAAGCCAAATATCAGGAAGTTGAGAAAAACTATAATGATCTGAAGCAGCTGGCATTGAAAGCAAAAGAAAAACCTGTAGTATTAGCTAATGAAATGTATGGTGATGTATGGTATCTTCCGGGAGGAAATACTTCTGTAGCACATTATATTGCTGACGCCAACGCGAATTACATTATGAAAGATAGTAAGGAAGAAAAAGCCCTTACCATGAGCTTTGAGGAGGTATACGCCAAAGCAGGAGGTGTTCAGTACTGGGTAAATGCGGGGAGCCATACTTCAAAAAAGGAAATGCTGGGAATGAATCCTTTCTACGGAAAGCTGGATGTATTCAATAAAGGTGAAATTTATACCATTGCAGGAAAGGAAAAGCAAAAAGCCAATGACTTCTTTGAAAGTGGCGTCGTAAGAGCCGATTTGATCCTGAAAGACTACATTAAAATCTTTCACCCTGAACTTTTGCCGGATTATCAACTTACCTATATGAAAGAATTGCAGTAA
- a CDS encoding recombinase family protein — MIADLYIRVSTDEQADKGYSQRDQEERLRLHCDRLAITIDRVIFEDHSAKSFDRPEWKNYLQSFKRSRGYREERLILFTKWDRFSRNTSEAYQMIGHLKKNNILPQAIEQPLDLSIPENKVLLAIYLSTPEVENDRRALNVTNGMRRAIKEGRLMGIAPYGYVNKCTEDGRKYVAVKEPEASNIIWAFEQVAKGHLPTAKVRVEMNKREGKNISSNAFMVALRNVTYCGKIYVRAYKNEEEDIVPGKHEALISEELFLKVQYVLKKKGTKDLRLPGGRIINEERYPLRGLLLCPNCGKNLTASSSKGHTKHYYYYHCTTACGFRHHSDKVNKLFKEELSKYDFPTGVLEILKKIIVKNTKSTSENFDGERSTLKSRISELNDRISKARDMYLSDKIDEEDFRDIKNRYKGELDDLEYKLSLLVKSERKEGVEDKIGKALKIVGNISERYINASPIDKRAIVSLIYPEKIIFDGSDFQTSKINSFVDSIFLIRRELSKQKKGDLNSKNLNPRLVTSTGFKPVTF, encoded by the coding sequence ATGATCGCAGATTTATATATCCGAGTATCTACAGACGAACAGGCAGATAAGGGGTACTCGCAAAGGGACCAGGAAGAGCGTTTGCGTCTTCATTGTGATAGGCTAGCTATTACGATCGACAGAGTAATTTTCGAAGACCATTCTGCCAAAAGTTTTGATCGGCCCGAGTGGAAAAATTATCTACAAAGTTTTAAAAGGAGCCGCGGATATCGCGAGGAGCGCTTAATTTTGTTTACTAAATGGGACAGATTCAGCAGGAATACCTCCGAAGCCTACCAAATGATTGGACACCTTAAAAAAAATAATATATTACCTCAGGCGATTGAACAGCCATTGGATCTAAGTATACCCGAAAATAAAGTGCTCTTGGCTATTTACCTGTCAACTCCTGAAGTTGAGAATGATAGGAGAGCACTAAACGTGACCAATGGAATGCGACGTGCAATTAAGGAAGGGCGGTTGATGGGAATAGCCCCTTACGGTTATGTAAACAAGTGTACTGAGGATGGTAGAAAGTATGTTGCTGTTAAAGAACCAGAAGCTTCGAATATAATCTGGGCTTTTGAACAAGTGGCAAAAGGCCATCTTCCAACTGCAAAGGTGAGAGTGGAAATGAATAAAAGAGAGGGTAAAAATATTTCTAGTAATGCTTTTATGGTTGCACTGAGGAATGTTACTTATTGTGGTAAAATATATGTGCGTGCTTATAAAAATGAAGAGGAGGATATTGTGCCGGGAAAACATGAAGCATTAATTTCGGAGGAGTTGTTTTTAAAGGTTCAGTATGTCCTGAAAAAGAAAGGTACAAAAGATCTCAGATTGCCAGGAGGAAGGATAATTAATGAAGAAAGATATCCTCTCCGTGGTCTTCTGCTTTGTCCAAATTGTGGAAAGAATCTGACGGCGAGTAGTTCAAAGGGGCATACAAAACATTATTACTATTATCATTGTACCACAGCCTGTGGATTTAGACACCATTCTGATAAAGTTAACAAACTTTTTAAAGAAGAGCTTTCCAAATATGATTTTCCGACAGGAGTCTTAGAAATCTTAAAGAAGATCATCGTAAAAAATACAAAGTCTACTTCTGAGAATTTTGATGGTGAACGTAGTACGCTTAAGAGCAGAATTAGTGAATTAAATGATAGAATTAGTAAGGCGCGGGATATGTACCTGTCAGACAAAATTGATGAAGAGGATTTTAGGGATATTAAAAATAGATATAAAGGAGAACTGGATGACCTTGAATATAAACTTAGCCTGTTGGTAAAGTCAGAACGAAAAGAAGGCGTAGAAGATAAAATTGGCAAAGCACTAAAAATAGTTGGAAATATTTCAGAGAGGTATATAAATGCTAGCCCTATAGACAAGCGCGCAATTGTAAGTTTGATATACCCTGAAAAGATAATTTTTGATGGAAGCGATTTTCAAACTAGCAAAATCAACTCTTTTGTTGATAGTATCTTCCTGATTAGGAGGGAGTTATCTAAGCAAAAAAAAGGGGATTTAAATTCGAAAAATTTAAACCCCCGTCTTGTGACCTCGACAGGATTCAAACCTGTAACCTTCTGA
- a CDS encoding SOS response-associated peptidase, with the protein MCYYNGQRVSRDEFIRLMDLEKAVMNYDFLDQEIHEGFNYGNIAVLCPTEDKCNFDIVQMEWGFIPSYTKNREDVKKMRFGYKDGNGKWYQAYTTLNAKGEELLMKDENTGREKMFRKAALERRCLILSSEFYEWRHIYRLNKRTNQPLKTADKYPYHIGLKNKNYFFIAAIWQNWTDKDTGETVDTVALVTTEANPLMRQIHNSKNRMPTMLPDELAWEWMMQDLSEERITELATYQINTSEMEAYTIAKDFKTTGTPTKAFVYSEVPELTYEV; encoded by the coding sequence ATGTGTTATTACAATGGACAACGGGTATCTAGAGATGAATTCATTCGCTTAATGGATCTGGAAAAAGCAGTAATGAATTATGATTTTTTAGATCAAGAAATTCACGAAGGATTTAACTACGGAAATATTGCTGTTTTATGCCCAACGGAAGATAAATGCAATTTCGATATCGTCCAAATGGAATGGGGATTTATCCCTTCTTATACAAAAAACAGAGAAGATGTAAAGAAAATGCGTTTTGGCTATAAAGATGGGAACGGAAAATGGTACCAGGCTTACACAACATTAAATGCAAAAGGTGAAGAGCTGCTTATGAAGGATGAAAATACAGGTCGTGAAAAAATGTTTCGGAAAGCGGCGCTGGAAAGACGATGTTTAATACTGTCAAGTGAATTTTATGAATGGAGACATATTTACCGTCTAAACAAGAGAACTAATCAACCGCTCAAAACAGCGGATAAATATCCTTATCACATCGGTCTCAAAAACAAGAATTATTTTTTTATTGCTGCAATCTGGCAAAATTGGACTGATAAGGACACAGGAGAAACGGTGGATACCGTGGCTCTGGTAACAACAGAAGCAAATCCTCTAATGAGACAAATTCATAACTCTAAAAATCGTATGCCTACCATGTTGCCAGATGAACTTGCATGGGAATGGATGATGCAAGATCTTAGTGAAGAACGAATCACAGAACTTGCAACCTATCAGATCAACACTTCTGAAATGGAAGCATATACAATTGCAAAAGATTTTAAGACCACCGGTACTCCAACCAAAGCCTTTGTGTATTCGGAAGTCCCTGAACTTACATATGAGGTTTAA